One genomic window of Halovivax cerinus includes the following:
- a CDS encoding enoyl-CoA hydratase/isomerase family protein: MIETDPGGDGVLEITLNRPAARNALTSPGLEALASAVETADERDDVTVIGLRGGGEAFCAGADLDAVADLDRESGNAFARLGQRVARTIESSETPVVAAIDGPAMGGGLELALACDLRVATPRSTFGEPGVTFGLFGAWGGTVRLPRIVGEGTALDLALSGRTIDAETALDVGLISRIVTDPESVATEVAGNPTETVAVLADRIRDRDELTSQERREATAFGECVERHRDDLRALREE; this comes from the coding sequence CGAAACGGATCCAGGTGGAGACGGCGTCTTGGAAATTACGCTGAATCGACCGGCGGCGCGAAACGCACTCACCTCCCCTGGGCTCGAAGCGCTCGCGTCGGCGGTCGAGACCGCAGACGAGCGCGACGACGTGACCGTGATCGGTCTCCGCGGAGGGGGCGAGGCCTTCTGCGCCGGTGCGGACCTCGACGCTGTAGCCGACCTCGACCGCGAGTCGGGCAACGCGTTCGCCCGCCTGGGCCAGCGCGTCGCGAGGACGATCGAATCGAGCGAGACGCCCGTCGTCGCCGCGATCGACGGTCCAGCGATGGGCGGCGGCCTGGAGCTCGCGCTGGCCTGCGACCTCCGGGTTGCGACGCCGCGGTCGACCTTCGGCGAACCTGGCGTCACGTTCGGCCTCTTCGGCGCGTGGGGTGGGACCGTCCGACTTCCCCGCATCGTGGGCGAGGGCACAGCGCTCGATCTCGCGCTCTCCGGGCGGACGATCGACGCCGAGACGGCACTCGACGTGGGTCTGATCAGTCGTATCGTCACCGACCCGGAATCGGTCGCGACGGAAGTGGCCGGGAATCCGACCGAGACGGTGGCGGTGCTCGCCGACCGGATCCGGGACCGCGACGAACTCACGTCGCAGGAGCGTCGGGAGGCGACCGCGTTCGGCGAGTGCGTCGAGCGTCACCGAGACGACCTTCGGGCACTTCGCGAGGAGTGA
- a CDS encoding NAD+ synthase — MLDLRFSADELATRRTHIVGFVRDQVDAAGVDDAVLGLSGGIDSTLTAYLATDALGSEHVHGLVLPAVVSADEHMSDAERVAQDLGISYDVIEVEPVVDALLSAYPEAEGDHRAVGNARARVRAVFNYLVANHEDRLVLGTGNRSEAAVGYFTKYGDGAVDCHPIGTLYKAQVRQLARHVGVPDDLVEKTPTAELWADQTDEAELGMDYDTLDAILATHVDGPLSVAATARELGVDEETVAHVRALYEASEHKRNPPPAPDPIE; from the coding sequence ATGCTCGACCTTCGATTCTCGGCAGACGAACTCGCGACGCGCCGGACGCACATCGTCGGGTTCGTCCGCGACCAGGTGGACGCCGCAGGCGTCGACGACGCCGTCCTCGGCCTGTCCGGCGGTATCGACAGTACACTGACTGCGTACCTCGCGACGGACGCCCTGGGATCTGAGCACGTCCACGGCCTGGTCCTGCCCGCGGTGGTCAGTGCCGACGAACACATGAGCGACGCCGAGCGCGTCGCCCAGGACCTGGGGATATCCTACGACGTCATTGAGGTCGAACCGGTCGTCGACGCGCTGCTGTCGGCCTACCCCGAGGCCGAGGGCGACCACCGTGCTGTCGGAAACGCCCGCGCTCGCGTTCGAGCGGTGTTCAACTACCTCGTGGCCAATCACGAAGACCGCCTGGTACTCGGAACCGGCAACCGCAGCGAGGCGGCAGTGGGCTACTTCACCAAGTACGGCGACGGTGCCGTCGACTGCCACCCGATCGGGACCCTCTACAAGGCCCAGGTTCGCCAGCTCGCCCGCCACGTCGGCGTTCCGGACGACCTGGTCGAGAAGACGCCGACGGCCGAACTGTGGGCCGACCAGACCGACGAGGCGGAACTCGGGATGGACTACGACACGCTCGACGCGATCCTCGCGACTCACGTCGACGGCCCGCTCTCGGTCGCGGCGACCGCGCGCGAACTCGGCGTCGACGAAGAGACCGTCGCGCACGTCCGCGCGCTCTACGAGGCGAGCGAACACAAGCGAAACCCGCCGCCGGCTCCGGATCCCATCGAGTGA